Proteins co-encoded in one Dyella japonica A8 genomic window:
- a CDS encoding alpha/beta fold hydrolase, translating to MNILRASMFVTLALAIGFQAGRVHADEASAPSAASASTPDKSMISRDEVRRILDSNRRIDTTQGIDEKVKLHINGIDQWISVRGKDRRNPILLFLHGGPASPAMPEGYTFQTPWEDYFTVVQWDQRGSGKTYRANTEAAMAPGMTVDGMTDDAAQVAQYLREHYHKQKIFLLGHSWGTVLGVHLAQLHPDWFYAYISVGQVVNGRRNEEVGYNYALGRARAEGNRKAIAALEGIGPYPGTAKLTPERIGVRGQWEMYYGGLAWGRKDYQFDVDAEELSPDYSREDLDAIDKGSLFSLNHLLDAMLNADFDHTTHFACPVLVYIGAHDYTTPHENAEKWFGDLQAPSKRLVVFADSAHMVMQEQPGRFLVHLVNDALPLAQKAGDVAPAEITRDH from the coding sequence TTGAATATCTTGCGTGCATCCATGTTCGTCACGTTGGCTCTTGCGATCGGCTTCCAGGCCGGGCGCGTTCATGCCGACGAGGCATCCGCCCCATCCGCCGCGTCCGCGAGCACGCCGGACAAGTCGATGATCTCGCGCGACGAAGTGCGCCGCATCCTCGACAGCAACCGTCGGATCGACACCACGCAGGGCATCGACGAGAAGGTCAAGCTGCACATCAACGGCATCGACCAGTGGATTTCCGTCCGCGGCAAGGATCGCCGCAATCCCATCCTGCTGTTCCTGCACGGTGGCCCGGCATCGCCCGCCATGCCCGAGGGCTACACCTTCCAGACCCCGTGGGAGGATTACTTCACCGTCGTGCAATGGGATCAGCGTGGCAGCGGCAAGACGTACCGCGCGAACACGGAAGCCGCGATGGCGCCGGGCATGACGGTGGACGGCATGACCGACGACGCGGCGCAGGTCGCGCAGTACCTGCGCGAGCACTACCACAAGCAGAAGATCTTCCTGCTGGGCCACTCGTGGGGCACCGTGCTCGGCGTGCACCTTGCACAGCTGCATCCGGACTGGTTCTACGCGTACATCTCGGTGGGCCAGGTGGTGAACGGCCGCCGCAACGAAGAGGTCGGCTACAACTACGCGCTCGGCCGGGCCAGGGCCGAAGGCAACCGCAAGGCGATCGCCGCACTCGAAGGCATCGGCCCGTACCCGGGCACGGCCAAGCTCACGCCCGAACGCATCGGTGTGCGTGGCCAGTGGGAGATGTACTACGGTGGCCTGGCATGGGGGCGCAAGGACTACCAGTTCGATGTGGATGCCGAAGAGCTTTCGCCCGACTACTCGCGCGAAGACCTGGATGCCATCGACAAGGGCAGCCTGTTCTCGCTCAACCACCTGCTCGATGCCATGCTGAACGCGGACTTCGACCACACCACGCACTTTGCCTGCCCGGTGCTGGTCTACATCGGCGCGCACGACTACACCACGCCGCACGAGAACGCCGAGAAGTGGTTCGGCGACCTGCAGGCGCCGTCCAAGCGGCTGGTGGTGTTCGCCGACTCCGCGCACATGGTCATGCAGGAGCAGCCCGGCCGCTTCCTTGTGCACCTGGTGAACGACGCGCTGCCGCTCGCGCAGAAGGCAGGCGACGTGGCGCCGGCTGAAATCACCCGGGATCATTGA
- a CDS encoding LacI family DNA-binding transcriptional regulator, whose product MRVRLEDVARATGVSPKTVSRVLNEESSVKESTRQKVLAAMESMNYRPSPAARGLAGSRSFLVAMLYDNNDNPASTYLAEVQDGVLDACDAHRYSMMACPLRMRGKDFIRRVDALVYDHHIDGVIMTPPLTDYAPLLQRLKEHGVPHASLSPLQHEGTIGVCMDEQLAAKALVTHLVELGHRRIAHIVGIANHGASRWRLAGYKDALAAAGLPFDPQYVVQGEFTFGSGVLAARELFALPELPTAIFAANDDMAAGVMWAANERGLKVPRDLSVCGFDDTPLATQLWPPLTTVRQPSREMGKLAALQLMELLRGRGTGLLVQVPYALQLRESTSRVP is encoded by the coding sequence ATGCGGGTCCGCCTCGAAGATGTAGCACGTGCGACGGGCGTCTCGCCCAAGACGGTGTCCCGCGTCCTCAACGAAGAATCCTCGGTCAAGGAATCCACCCGCCAGAAGGTGCTGGCGGCGATGGAGTCGATGAACTATCGCCCCAGCCCCGCCGCACGCGGGCTGGCGGGCAGCCGGTCGTTCCTGGTCGCGATGCTTTACGACAACAACGACAACCCGGCGTCGACCTATCTGGCCGAAGTGCAGGATGGCGTGCTCGACGCCTGCGATGCGCATCGCTACAGCATGATGGCCTGTCCGCTGCGCATGCGCGGCAAGGACTTCATCCGTCGCGTCGATGCATTGGTGTACGACCACCACATCGACGGTGTGATCATGACGCCACCGCTCACCGACTACGCGCCGCTGCTGCAGCGATTGAAGGAACACGGCGTGCCGCACGCCAGCCTGTCGCCGTTGCAGCACGAAGGCACCATCGGCGTGTGCATGGACGAGCAGCTGGCGGCCAAGGCCCTGGTGACGCATCTGGTGGAACTGGGGCACCGGCGCATCGCGCACATCGTCGGCATCGCCAACCACGGCGCCAGCCGCTGGCGACTGGCGGGCTACAAGGACGCGCTGGCTGCGGCTGGCCTGCCGTTCGATCCGCAGTACGTGGTGCAGGGCGAGTTCACCTTCGGCTCGGGCGTGCTCGCGGCGCGCGAGCTGTTCGCCCTGCCGGAGCTGCCCACCGCCATCTTCGCCGCCAATGACGACATGGCCGCGGGTGTGATGTGGGCGGCGAACGAGCGCGGCCTGAAGGTGCCGCGCGACCTGTCCGTCTGCGGCTTCGATGACACGCCGCTGGCCACGCAGCTATGGCCGCCACTCACCACCGTGCGCCAGCCCAGCCGCGAGATGGGCAAGCTTGCCGCGCTGCAGCTGATGGAACTGCTGCGTGGGCGCGGTACCGGCCTGCTGGTGCAGGTGCCGTACGCGCTGCAGCTGCGCGAATCCACCTCGCGGGTTCCCTGA
- a CDS encoding glycoside hydrolase family 3 protein yields the protein MERAVLASARRLRCVRTVLAAALACACAGAVCAGDASPVHADAWPRATWPFPKDAALERRVSDLMAKMTVEEKVGQLIQADILSVTPDDVRRYHLGAILAGGNSKPRGTVTATVDEWKAASESFYRASMTATGDHPPIPLLFGIDAVHGHNNVVGATLFPQNSALGNAHDPALIREIGEATAAEVRATGINWTFAPTLAVPQDERWGRAYEGYSQDPNIVAQYATAMVEGLQGKVGTPQFLDGSHVLASAKHFLADGGTTNGKDQGDAQISEATLRDIHAAGYPPAIDAGVQVIMASFSSWNGRKMSADKALITDVLKQRMDFQGLVVGDWNAHGQVPGCTNDDCPASYNAGLDMLMAPDSWRGLYEHTLAEVKSGAIPMARVDDAVARILRVKFRAGLFEAGAPSTQPLVQKAGEVVGSPAHRAIARRAVRESLVLLKNNGGLLPLDPRKRILIAGEGADNISRQSGGWTLNWQGTGLKNADFPGAQSIGAGMVEQVKLAGGSAEIETDGHFTAKPDVAVVVFGEDPYAEFQGDLPNLLYRPGDDHDLELLRTLRAQGIPVVAVFLSGRPLWVNREINASDAFVAAWLPGSEGGGVADVLLRRRDGSIAHGFHGKLAYGWPSTAVVGQGAPQFALGYGLTYASHASLPALSEVSGITGEQIPVGHYLERGKAVHGYTFTLVDAKGASVSGDVAPASAPDGSLHMVALDYKAQEDARRFTWQAGTARLSIRARAPLDLDRETNGDVLLAVTLRVDALPTRGAWVGMGCGTGCEGRVAIGATLSTLTPGRWMRVGVPLKCLRAAGADMHHIDQPFAWGAGKGTDMSLSRVSLGTDVDMVVDCVKR from the coding sequence ATGGAGAGAGCCGTGCTGGCTTCCGCTCGTCGTTTGCGTTGTGTCCGGACCGTTCTTGCCGCTGCGCTGGCCTGTGCCTGCGCGGGTGCCGTCTGCGCTGGCGATGCGTCGCCCGTGCATGCGGACGCATGGCCGCGCGCCACCTGGCCGTTCCCGAAAGACGCCGCGCTGGAGCGGCGCGTTTCCGACCTGATGGCAAAGATGACGGTGGAGGAAAAGGTCGGCCAGCTGATCCAGGCGGACATCCTCAGCGTCACGCCGGACGACGTGCGCAGATACCATCTCGGCGCCATTCTCGCAGGCGGCAACTCCAAACCGCGTGGCACGGTCACGGCGACCGTCGACGAATGGAAGGCGGCATCCGAATCGTTCTACCGCGCGAGCATGACGGCGACGGGCGACCATCCGCCGATTCCACTGCTGTTCGGTATCGACGCCGTGCACGGCCACAACAACGTGGTGGGCGCGACGTTGTTTCCGCAGAACTCGGCGCTGGGGAACGCGCATGACCCGGCGCTGATCCGCGAGATCGGCGAGGCGACCGCGGCGGAAGTGCGCGCCACCGGCATCAACTGGACCTTCGCGCCCACGCTGGCGGTGCCGCAGGACGAGCGCTGGGGCCGTGCCTACGAAGGCTATTCGCAGGACCCGAACATCGTCGCGCAGTACGCCACCGCGATGGTGGAGGGACTGCAGGGCAAGGTGGGCACGCCGCAGTTCCTCGATGGTTCGCATGTGCTCGCCTCGGCCAAGCATTTCCTCGCCGACGGAGGCACGACCAACGGCAAGGACCAGGGCGATGCGCAGATCAGCGAGGCCACGCTGCGCGATATACATGCGGCGGGCTACCCGCCGGCCATCGATGCGGGCGTGCAGGTGATCATGGCCTCCTTCTCCAGCTGGAACGGCCGCAAGATGTCGGCCGACAAGGCGCTGATCACCGATGTGCTCAAGCAGCGCATGGATTTCCAGGGACTGGTGGTGGGCGACTGGAATGCGCACGGGCAGGTGCCCGGCTGCACCAACGACGATTGCCCGGCCTCCTATAACGCCGGACTCGACATGCTGATGGCGCCCGACAGCTGGCGCGGCCTGTACGAACACACGCTGGCCGAGGTGAAGTCCGGCGCGATCCCGATGGCGCGCGTCGATGACGCCGTGGCGCGCATCCTGCGCGTGAAGTTCCGCGCGGGCCTGTTCGAAGCTGGCGCACCGTCGACGCAGCCACTCGTGCAGAAGGCGGGCGAGGTCGTGGGTAGCCCGGCGCATCGGGCCATCGCGCGGCGGGCCGTGCGCGAGTCGCTGGTGCTGCTCAAGAACAACGGCGGACTGCTGCCGCTCGATCCACGCAAGCGCATCCTCATTGCTGGCGAGGGCGCGGACAATATCTCGCGCCAGAGTGGTGGCTGGACGCTCAACTGGCAGGGCACGGGCCTGAAGAACGCCGATTTTCCGGGCGCGCAATCCATCGGCGCTGGCATGGTGGAGCAGGTGAAGCTGGCGGGCGGTTCGGCCGAGATCGAAACGGACGGCCATTTCACCGCGAAGCCCGACGTCGCCGTGGTGGTATTCGGTGAAGATCCGTATGCGGAGTTCCAGGGCGACCTTCCCAACCTGCTGTACCGGCCGGGCGACGATCACGATCTGGAACTGTTGCGCACGCTGCGCGCACAGGGCATTCCCGTGGTCGCCGTGTTCCTCAGCGGCCGGCCGCTCTGGGTGAATCGCGAGATCAATGCCTCGGATGCCTTCGTCGCCGCTTGGCTGCCGGGCAGCGAAGGCGGCGGCGTGGCGGACGTGTTGCTGCGTCGACGTGACGGCAGCATTGCCCACGGCTTTCACGGCAAGCTCGCCTATGGCTGGCCCTCGACGGCGGTGGTGGGGCAGGGTGCGCCGCAGTTTGCGCTGGGCTACGGCCTCACCTACGCCAGCCACGCCTCGTTGCCGGCACTGTCGGAAGTGTCCGGCATCACCGGCGAGCAGATTCCGGTTGGCCACTATCTTGAACGCGGCAAGGCCGTGCATGGCTACACATTCACGCTGGTCGACGCGAAAGGCGCATCGGTGAGCGGCGATGTGGCACCGGCAAGCGCGCCGGACGGCAGCCTGCACATGGTCGCGCTCGATTACAAGGCGCAGGAGGATGCGCGTCGATTCACCTGGCAAGCGGGCACGGCGCGGCTCTCGATCCGCGCGCGTGCACCGCTCGATCTGGATCGCGAAACCAATGGCGACGTATTGCTGGCGGTGACGCTGCGTGTCGACGCACTGCCGACCAGGGGTGCGTGGGTCGGCATGGGGTGCGGCACGGGCTGCGAAGGCCGCGTGGCCATCGGCGCCACCTTGTCCACGCTCACGCCGGGCCGATGGATGCGTGTGGGCGTGCCGCTCAAATGCCTGCGCGCCGCCGGAGCCGACATGCATCACATTGACCAGCCGTTCGCATGGGGCGCGGGCAAGGGCACCGATATGTCGCTGTCCCGCGTTTCGCTGGGCACCGATGTGGACATGGTGGTCGATTGCGTCAAGCGGTAA
- a CDS encoding TonB-dependent receptor, with the protein MKLRYSALYIAMSLVLAPGVVLAADQDAAPQGASSQNTPSQGGPSQGGPSQGVASPADKKVKQLDAISVSATKRETPLQKTPVAVSAITPDTLDKERVMTVQDLTKLVPGLQGTSEGDHGVVTLTLRGIGNDSAKTEYADPEVATFVDGVYAPRAEAASGLLLDMDGVEVLRGPQGTLWGRNSTAGAISFQTAKPEIGAGFYGNAQVEAGNYNQIGARAAFNLPISDTFAMRVAVVHEQHDGYVDYQNPSSELPSVAQQQQAYLASGGSLANFKAIDPSQYVQGGQKYNSQDQSAARVSALWQPSDSFKWNLSYEYFVDRGTPDLSLMQTPRQGQDFWSALIDTAPYLDRTSKTLRSRMDWNINDGMQLSYIAGYNRYSGKSDFDQDVGVAVPTSFTTGGVYQDDRTNYSNYESWSQEVDLKSTGPQTVDWIVGAYYGYEDNNIRFDIPIMNGTRYGSVNWQGSFIQPKETVESYALFGQATWHITDHWRLTGGARWSHDDKENKGGINWGWDYNPAVPQVPISPGVTPDPSNGFSISQRNSAKYSKSKPTWLLRLDTDVGANGLLYASVSTGYKSGGTQDAGTLYKPETLTNYEIGSKFTFLDGHMTWNSAIYYEDFKNFQLSAPIVYPDGNHGLGFSNVGGSTKVLGIESELAYQQKDDRFNLIFSAIPKKELGTLIYAGSNDYQGLPACPPASNLANCMNVTGNDLPHAPNVSLTGIYEHDFHLSNGGRLTPRISAQYQSTQWLSYFNLGSGDQQKAYTRGDLSLRYTEPGDKWWVNAYVQNVSDDKIRTSAGRFLMSDGSLQYVSQYLAPRTYGVQLGVWF; encoded by the coding sequence ATGAAGTTGCGCTACTCGGCGTTGTACATCGCGATGTCCCTGGTGCTCGCGCCAGGCGTCGTGCTGGCAGCGGATCAGGACGCGGCACCGCAGGGCGCGTCTTCGCAGAACACACCTTCGCAGGGCGGACCTTCGCAGGGCGGACCTTCGCAGGGCGTCGCGTCGCCAGCCGACAAGAAGGTGAAGCAGCTCGATGCCATTTCAGTGAGCGCGACCAAACGCGAGACGCCGCTCCAGAAAACCCCGGTGGCCGTGAGCGCCATCACGCCCGACACGCTCGACAAGGAGCGTGTCATGACCGTGCAGGACCTGACCAAGCTCGTGCCGGGCCTGCAGGGCACCAGCGAAGGCGACCACGGCGTGGTCACGCTGACCTTGCGCGGCATCGGCAACGACAGTGCGAAAACCGAATACGCCGATCCGGAAGTGGCCACCTTTGTCGACGGCGTCTATGCGCCGCGCGCCGAAGCCGCCTCGGGCCTGCTGCTGGACATGGACGGCGTGGAAGTGCTGCGCGGCCCGCAGGGCACGCTGTGGGGACGCAACTCCACCGCTGGCGCCATCAGCTTTCAGACGGCCAAACCTGAGATCGGCGCGGGCTTCTACGGCAATGCGCAGGTGGAGGCGGGCAACTACAACCAGATCGGCGCGCGCGCGGCGTTCAACCTGCCGATCAGCGACACGTTCGCCATGCGCGTGGCGGTGGTGCACGAGCAGCACGACGGCTATGTCGACTACCAGAATCCGTCGAGCGAACTGCCGAGCGTGGCGCAACAGCAGCAGGCCTATCTCGCTTCCGGCGGCAGCCTGGCCAACTTCAAGGCGATCGACCCCAGCCAGTACGTGCAGGGCGGCCAGAAGTACAACTCGCAGGACCAGTCCGCCGCGCGCGTGAGCGCATTGTGGCAGCCCAGCGATTCGTTCAAGTGGAACCTGTCGTACGAATACTTCGTCGATCGCGGCACGCCCGACCTGAGCCTGATGCAGACGCCGCGCCAGGGACAGGATTTCTGGTCCGCGCTGATCGACACCGCGCCGTACCTGGACCGCACCTCCAAGACGCTGCGTAGCCGCATGGACTGGAACATCAACGACGGCATGCAGCTGAGCTACATCGCCGGCTACAACCGCTATTCGGGCAAGAGCGATTTCGACCAGGACGTGGGCGTGGCCGTGCCCACCAGCTTCACCACGGGCGGCGTGTACCAGGACGACCGCACCAACTACTCCAACTACGAAAGCTGGAGCCAGGAAGTGGACCTCAAGTCCACCGGCCCGCAGACCGTGGACTGGATCGTCGGCGCGTACTACGGGTACGAAGACAACAACATCCGTTTCGACATTCCCATCATGAACGGCACCCGCTACGGTTCGGTGAACTGGCAGGGCTCCTTCATCCAGCCGAAGGAAACGGTGGAGTCCTATGCCTTGTTCGGCCAGGCGACCTGGCATATCACCGACCACTGGCGCCTCACCGGTGGCGCGCGCTGGTCGCATGACGACAAGGAAAACAAGGGCGGCATCAACTGGGGCTGGGATTACAACCCGGCGGTGCCGCAGGTGCCGATCTCGCCGGGCGTGACTCCGGACCCGTCGAACGGCTTCAGCATTTCCCAGCGCAACAGCGCCAAGTACAGCAAGAGCAAGCCGACCTGGCTGCTGCGCCTGGATACCGACGTGGGCGCCAACGGGCTGCTCTACGCCAGCGTGTCCACCGGCTACAAGTCCGGCGGCACGCAGGACGCGGGCACGCTGTACAAGCCCGAGACGCTGACCAACTATGAAATCGGCAGCAAGTTCACCTTCCTCGATGGCCACATGACCTGGAACTCGGCCATCTACTACGAGGACTTCAAGAACTTCCAGCTCTCCGCGCCCATCGTCTATCCGGATGGCAACCACGGCCTGGGTTTCTCCAACGTGGGCGGCAGCACCAAGGTGCTCGGCATCGAATCGGAGCTGGCGTACCAGCAGAAGGACGACCGCTTCAACCTGATCTTTTCGGCCATCCCGAAGAAGGAACTCGGCACGCTGATCTATGCCGGCTCCAACGACTACCAGGGCCTGCCCGCGTGTCCGCCCGCGTCAAACCTCGCCAATTGCATGAACGTCACCGGCAACGACCTGCCGCATGCACCGAACGTCTCGCTCACGGGCATCTACGAGCATGATTTCCACCTTTCCAATGGTGGACGCCTTACGCCGCGCATCAGCGCGCAGTACCAGAGCACGCAGTGGCTGAGCTACTTCAACCTCGGCTCGGGCGACCAGCAGAAGGCGTATACGCGCGGCGACCTTTCGCTGCGCTACACCGAGCCGGGCGACAAGTGGTGGGTCAACGCGTATGTGCAGAACGTGTCGGACGACAAGATCCGCACCAGCGCGGGGCGCTTCCTGATGTCCGACGGCTCGCTGCAGTACGTGTCGCAGTACCTCGCGCCGCGTACCTACGGCGTGCAGCTCGGCGTCTGGTTCTGA
- a CDS encoding tryptophan halogenase family protein produces MARLKKVLIVGGGTAGWLAACYLAKAVNAVDPQAVQVHLVESPDIGLLGVGEATFPSIRGTLSAIGLDERRFLVGATATYKQGIHYRHWVRPPGAPGADHFFHPFNAPSQRPGGPELLPYWLLGAAPPGMPFADAVSMQATLVDHARGPRRFKDPDYQGPMNHAFHFDAACFARVLAEHGQETLGVTRHVATVERTELDEHGAIARVVTKELGELTADLYVDCTGLRGLLIGNVMQSPFRSRADVLFANRAVAMQVPYERQDAPIPSYTISTAQEAGWIWDIGLQQRRGVGYVYSARHTSDERAEEVFRHYLGPVAEGLKAMHIKFETGYRPEHWRKNCVAVGLAGGFVEPLESTGIALIELATYLLSHLLPGDTDDMERAARHYNAMMVARYDRIIDFIKMHYCLSHRRDSPFWIDNADPASIPQTLQDKLALWKHRPPHRLDFVSDLEMFLVSSWQYVLYGMEFRTDLSAMRSAYPRVDEARQEFHNIQRAAAQALQDLPDHRMLVEQMCRDHHERAGTSTAAA; encoded by the coding sequence ATGGCTCGTCTGAAGAAAGTACTGATCGTCGGTGGCGGCACCGCTGGCTGGCTCGCCGCGTGCTACCTCGCCAAGGCGGTGAATGCGGTGGACCCGCAGGCCGTGCAGGTGCATCTGGTGGAGTCGCCGGACATCGGCCTGCTCGGCGTGGGCGAGGCCACGTTTCCCTCCATTCGGGGCACGCTCTCGGCGATCGGCCTGGACGAGCGCCGTTTCCTGGTGGGCGCCACGGCCACGTACAAGCAGGGCATCCACTATCGCCACTGGGTGCGTCCACCGGGAGCGCCGGGTGCGGATCACTTCTTCCACCCGTTCAATGCACCCAGCCAGCGGCCCGGCGGCCCGGAGCTGTTGCCGTACTGGTTGCTTGGCGCGGCGCCGCCCGGCATGCCCTTCGCCGATGCGGTGTCGATGCAGGCCACACTGGTCGATCATGCGCGTGGACCCAGGCGCTTCAAGGACCCGGACTATCAGGGGCCGATGAACCACGCCTTCCACTTCGATGCCGCCTGCTTCGCCCGCGTGCTGGCCGAGCATGGCCAGGAAACGCTGGGCGTGACGCGCCATGTAGCCACCGTGGAACGCACCGAGCTGGATGAGCATGGCGCCATCGCGCGCGTGGTGACGAAGGAGCTGGGCGAACTCACCGCCGATCTCTATGTCGACTGCACCGGCCTGCGCGGCCTGCTGATCGGCAACGTCATGCAATCGCCGTTCCGCAGTCGTGCGGACGTGTTGTTCGCCAACCGCGCCGTCGCCATGCAGGTGCCGTACGAGCGGCAAGATGCGCCGATTCCCTCGTACACGATCTCCACCGCGCAGGAAGCGGGGTGGATCTGGGATATCGGCCTGCAGCAGCGCCGCGGCGTCGGCTACGTGTATTCAGCGCGCCACACCTCCGACGAACGGGCGGAGGAGGTGTTCCGCCATTACCTCGGTCCGGTGGCCGAAGGCCTCAAGGCCATGCATATCAAGTTCGAAACCGGCTACCGCCCCGAGCACTGGCGCAAGAACTGCGTGGCGGTGGGGCTGGCAGGCGGATTCGTCGAGCCGCTGGAATCCACCGGCATCGCGCTGATCGAACTGGCGACCTACCTGCTTTCGCACCTGCTGCCCGGCGACACCGACGATATGGAGCGCGCGGCGCGGCACTACAACGCGATGATGGTCGCGCGCTACGACCGCATCATCGATTTCATCAAGATGCACTACTGCCTGAGCCACCGCCGCGACTCCCCGTTCTGGATCGACAACGCCGACCCCGCAAGCATTCCGCAGACGCTGCAGGACAAGCTGGCGCTGTGGAAGCATCGCCCGCCGCACCGGCTGGATTTTGTCAGCGACCTGGAAATGTTCCTGGTTTCCAGCTGGCAATACGTGCTGTACGGCATGGAGTTCCGCACCGACCTCAGTGCCATGCGCAGTGCCTATCCGCGCGTGGACGAGGCGCGGCAGGAGTTCCACAACATCCAGCGCGCCGCGGCGCAGGCGCTACAGGACCTTCCCGATCACCGCATGCTGGTGGAGCAGATGTGCAGGGATCACCATGAACGTGCGGGCACGAGCACGGCGGCGGCCTGA